A window from Bdellovibrionales bacterium encodes these proteins:
- a CDS encoding AgmX/PglI C-terminal domain-containing protein: protein MRTTTTLFIFSLLLTTTSWGADTFDMALPEEQHQGPSSGGFVDSFQKDLGGSSSSRSYDSSTSYQAPSAPAVEEEAPKGAYESAFTSYRSKKSSDDEAVDQADAWRAGQEKPDNFDVENLSYAPPASASKGKQAAPKAQARVKVQPKHQRGSSNRAPASVDEIPMPEGMDSGSEIERSISSVPESNEVIPSGVSAKDRKAMILQTISSNYDELKSCYHDGLRHKSDMKGKVVMGWSMDPQGRVSGAEVQTSQLNNKQVEKCMVERLSNWRFPRQAKLQGSKDRMTYTFQFVPERD, encoded by the coding sequence ATGCGAACGACAACAACTCTTTTTATTTTCTCTTTATTATTGACGACAACTTCTTGGGGAGCCGACACCTTTGACATGGCTTTGCCAGAAGAGCAGCATCAAGGGCCTTCGTCGGGAGGCTTTGTTGATTCTTTCCAAAAAGATCTTGGCGGCTCGAGTTCGTCGCGTTCTTATGATTCTTCAACTTCTTATCAGGCCCCTTCAGCGCCTGCGGTTGAAGAAGAAGCGCCAAAGGGTGCTTACGAAAGTGCTTTTACTTCTTATCGTTCAAAGAAATCTTCTGACGATGAAGCTGTGGATCAAGCAGACGCTTGGCGTGCAGGCCAGGAAAAACCTGACAACTTCGACGTTGAAAACCTCAGCTACGCACCTCCGGCTTCTGCCTCAAAAGGCAAGCAGGCTGCGCCAAAAGCACAAGCTCGTGTGAAGGTTCAGCCGAAACATCAGCGAGGCTCTAGCAATCGCGCACCGGCCTCTGTGGATGAAATCCCAATGCCTGAAGGTATGGACTCTGGCTCAGAGATTGAGCGTTCTATTTCATCGGTTCCTGAAAGCAATGAGGTGATTCCCTCGGGCGTTTCAGCTAAAGACCGTAAGGCCATGATCCTGCAGACGATCTCGAGTAACTACGATGAATTGAAATCTTGCTATCATGATGGTCTTCGCCACAAATCCGACATGAAAGGAAAAGTGGTGATGGGCTGGAGCATGGATCCGCAAGGCCGCGTTTCGGGTGCTGAGGTTCAAACTTCTCAGCTGAATAACAAGCAGGTCGAAAAGTGTATGGTGGAGCGTCTTTCAAATTGGCGTTTTCCACGTCAAGCAAAGCTTCAAGGAAGCAAAGACCGCATGACTTACACTTTCCAGTTCGTGCCTGAAAGAGATTAA
- a CDS encoding DNA starvation/stationary phase protection protein encodes MERRERQQEQYNARSSRVAPLRTPTDLGEQATKDISAALNLALADVYALYLKTKNFHWHMSGTHFRDLHLLLDEQGDQIFAMTDPLAERVRKLGGTTLRSIGHIARLQRIPDNDSDFVTPQDMLAELCQDNRSLTASLREAHEVCSEHRDIASTSLIEVWIDETEKRSWFLYEATRQMHS; translated from the coding sequence ATGGAAAGACGTGAAAGACAACAAGAACAATACAATGCCCGCAGCTCTCGTGTCGCGCCTTTGCGCACACCAACGGACTTGGGCGAACAAGCAACAAAAGATATTTCAGCAGCTTTGAATCTCGCTTTGGCAGATGTCTATGCGCTTTATCTTAAAACTAAAAATTTCCACTGGCATATGAGCGGAACTCATTTCCGTGATCTCCATCTTTTGCTTGATGAGCAGGGAGATCAGATCTTTGCGATGACCGATCCATTGGCGGAGCGCGTTCGCAAGCTCGGCGGAACGACTTTGCGATCCATCGGCCATATTGCGCGTTTGCAGCGCATTCCGGACAATGATTCTGACTTCGTAACTCCTCAAGATATGTTGGCTGAACTTTGCCAAGACAATCGCAGTCTCACAGCTTCTTTGCGCGAGGCCCACGAGGTTTGCTCAGAGCATCGTGATATTGCCAGCACAAGTCTGATTGAAGTGTGGATTGATGAAACTGAGAAACGTTCTTGGTTCCTCTACGAAGCCACACGCCAGATGCATAGTTAG
- a CDS encoding helix-turn-helix transcriptional regulator — MDLAKFLKEKRKAAGISQGAVAKKLGYTSPQFISNWERGLSRPPVATLKKIAQIYDISAADMFEVILKTTIGEVTAELTEKFYK; from the coding sequence ATGGACTTAGCAAAATTCTTAAAAGAAAAAAGAAAAGCCGCCGGCATCTCTCAAGGAGCCGTAGCTAAGAAGCTGGGCTATACAAGCCCTCAATTTATCAGCAACTGGGAACGTGGTCTTTCCCGGCCTCCGGTCGCAACGCTTAAGAAAATCGCGCAAATCTATGACATCTCTGCAGCTGATATGTTCGAAGTGATCCTGAAGACAACTATTGGCGAAGTCACGGCTGAACTCACAGAAAAGTTTTATAAGTAG
- a CDS encoding helix-turn-helix transcriptional regulator — protein sequence MKFETFFPNQNRHVRFLLGLYISRKRRESGASLTELANKADLTPQSIKRIEAGRMNVTPRIFGNLQVALGFEAEDLNEIRRIAGVAYINDLSKVLVPNFPV from the coding sequence ATGAAATTTGAAACCTTCTTTCCCAATCAAAATCGTCATGTGAGATTCTTGTTAGGTCTCTATATTAGCCGCAAACGCCGCGAATCCGGCGCGAGCTTGACAGAACTTGCCAACAAAGCAGATCTCACTCCCCAAAGTATAAAGCGGATCGAGGCCGGACGTATGAATGTGACTCCCCGGATCTTTGGCAACCTTCAAGTGGCCCTCGGTTTTGAAGCTGAGGACCTCAACGAAATTCGCAGAATCGCTGGTGTTGCTTATATTAACGATCTTTCCAAGGTCTTAGTGCCGAACTTTCCAGTATGA
- a CDS encoding ThiF family adenylyltransferase, whose translation MSSVKKIFSDQSLWPMDPEEYYKTLTSRNHHFISPETQTKLRQVKVFVAGCGSTGGACIEPLARIGVENFILADNGEYELTNLNRQHAFKENIGDNKAQFHAECLKNINPNINVKFYREGVSLENIDSSVEWADLIIDAIDVTSASGIAMKLTLHEHAHTARKPVLTALDIGFRQWGRSYDYRNMGLEVLNGTYERARSAQHPLKVLLSIVPLSAVPNHSLKLVEDLLTKNNISASQLGCASDLLSAIIVPVVIQFVEQGTLVTGWNIDLVKLAKTRGERWREFVAGFSSRRKIRKLLAATP comes from the coding sequence GTGAGTTCAGTAAAAAAAATCTTTTCTGATCAAAGTTTGTGGCCAATGGATCCTGAAGAATATTACAAAACTCTGACATCAAGAAACCATCACTTTATAAGTCCTGAGACGCAAACGAAATTACGTCAGGTGAAAGTGTTCGTTGCGGGTTGCGGTTCAACCGGTGGTGCTTGCATTGAGCCGCTTGCACGTATCGGGGTCGAGAATTTCATTCTTGCAGATAATGGTGAGTATGAGCTGACAAATTTAAACCGTCAGCATGCTTTCAAAGAAAACATCGGCGACAACAAAGCGCAATTCCACGCGGAATGTCTTAAAAATATCAATCCAAATATCAACGTGAAATTTTATCGCGAAGGCGTGTCGTTGGAAAACATCGATAGCTCGGTGGAATGGGCGGACCTCATTATCGACGCCATCGATGTGACGTCGGCTTCGGGTATTGCCATGAAGCTCACGTTGCATGAGCATGCTCATACCGCGCGTAAACCGGTATTGACGGCACTTGATATCGGCTTCCGTCAATGGGGCCGCTCGTATGACTACCGCAATATGGGGCTTGAGGTTTTAAACGGAACTTACGAAAGAGCCCGCAGCGCACAGCATCCGTTAAAGGTTTTGCTGTCGATCGTTCCCCTTTCAGCTGTGCCGAATCATTCTTTGAAGCTGGTTGAAGACCTTCTTACCAAAAATAATATTTCAGCTTCGCAGCTGGGCTGCGCCTCTGATTTGCTTTCCGCAATCATCGTTCCGGTGGTGATTCAATTCGTAGAACAGGGGACACTGGTGACAGGCTGGAATATTGATCTAGTGAAGCTTGCAAAAACTCGTGGCGAGCGCTGGCGGGAATTTGTGGCGGGCTTCTCAAGCCGTCGTAAGATTCGTAAGCTCCTCGCGGCAACGCCATAG
- a CDS encoding adenylyltransferase/cytidyltransferase family protein: protein MTSAKTASLLMQLTAAVLFLTGPASYAASAPLCSDVFVSSPALQLNKDYLHSRQWGLNLKDGLKGYGSWKTALSASMPNETRLKAVLRFPLKNLIIAPGHKVLRVSEHRPDPALPGSKKVLLNAITNETNALLFLDIWDGHHRILSAFQNGKKDLADLQRDGFEIQVLINGKPADSGDTWRHILPAAASNPSWLAKILSQGAKDVEVSGDQSNYAMGSRTTLEQLAKNEAEARKRKIGIYFGTFDPVHEGHVSVAKSALTEFGLEKVILVTNALPDHKKPTPLGYRQAMVIERIKNEAGIETALFDSHFYLSKFDKSVLIEKIRQDLGSNNIYLIDGGDSFIKLLSLNQIEPTPVTNYIVNARGEDIQVPEHLKKKVHVATTKTDSMSSSDVRAEIAQGQTPDSTKMKPTLIKMIREWGLYSSGEQPATYSSEQLYSYLKEAKPLADLQFKGGEGSEKYGLTYHHNDVWQILLSRVKDIGYQVTFFKPEGPMDRSYGNRIEAEEAAFLLNRALNMDIVPPTKTVAGFRAGGKVFEKAALSYAIPNAERLLTPKHLDNSLEQQLFFSDARILNILMHNTDANDRNFLIGRHWKTGKSAPVLIDFSQSLKTHATMSLSAYPVGHTGEIKVFRRSTLEALKNLTPEKMKLLLSPLLTDQELHEMNERREGVLKYIENAVKTPSTLY from the coding sequence ATGACATCAGCTAAAACCGCGTCCTTACTAATGCAATTAACCGCAGCCGTCCTGTTCCTGACTGGCCCGGCAAGCTACGCCGCTTCAGCGCCCCTGTGTAGTGATGTTTTCGTAAGTTCCCCGGCACTTCAGCTGAACAAGGACTACCTCCACTCTCGGCAGTGGGGCCTGAATCTGAAGGACGGCCTGAAGGGCTACGGAAGCTGGAAGACAGCCCTTTCAGCTTCGATGCCTAACGAAACTCGCTTGAAGGCCGTTCTGAGATTTCCATTAAAAAACTTGATCATTGCCCCCGGCCACAAGGTCTTGCGCGTTTCCGAACACAGGCCAGACCCAGCCTTGCCGGGATCCAAAAAAGTGCTTTTAAATGCGATCACGAATGAAACGAACGCCCTCTTGTTTTTAGATATTTGGGATGGCCATCACCGCATCCTATCCGCATTTCAAAATGGCAAGAAAGATCTCGCGGATCTTCAACGCGATGGTTTTGAGATTCAAGTTCTCATCAACGGGAAACCCGCCGACAGCGGCGACACCTGGAGGCATATTCTTCCAGCGGCGGCATCAAATCCCAGCTGGCTAGCAAAGATACTTTCCCAAGGCGCCAAGGACGTTGAGGTTTCAGGAGATCAATCGAACTACGCCATGGGCTCAAGAACAACTCTGGAGCAGCTTGCGAAAAACGAAGCCGAGGCCCGAAAACGAAAAATCGGAATTTATTTCGGCACTTTCGATCCGGTTCATGAAGGCCATGTATCTGTCGCAAAAAGCGCGCTGACCGAGTTCGGTCTTGAAAAAGTCATTCTCGTCACAAATGCTCTTCCCGATCATAAGAAGCCGACGCCCCTGGGCTATCGCCAGGCCATGGTTATTGAGCGCATAAAAAATGAAGCAGGAATCGAAACCGCCCTCTTTGACTCGCATTTCTATCTTTCAAAATTTGATAAAAGCGTTTTAATTGAAAAGATTCGCCAGGATCTTGGATCAAATAATATTTACCTCATTGATGGCGGTGACTCTTTTATTAAGCTCCTGAGTCTCAACCAGATTGAGCCGACCCCGGTCACGAACTATATCGTCAACGCCCGCGGCGAAGACATTCAAGTCCCGGAACATCTCAAAAAGAAAGTTCACGTTGCTACGACAAAAACAGACAGTATGAGTTCTTCGGATGTGCGCGCTGAAATCGCCCAAGGTCAAACGCCGGACAGTACAAAAATGAAGCCCACACTGATAAAGATGATTCGCGAATGGGGACTTTACTCCTCTGGTGAGCAGCCTGCGACTTATAGCAGTGAGCAGCTTTATTCTTATTTAAAAGAAGCAAAGCCCTTAGCCGATTTGCAATTTAAAGGTGGCGAAGGTTCTGAAAAATACGGACTGACATATCACCATAACGATGTTTGGCAAATCCTGCTCAGTCGCGTGAAAGACATCGGTTACCAAGTGACTTTCTTCAAACCGGAAGGACCGATGGATCGCAGCTACGGAAACCGGATCGAGGCCGAAGAAGCGGCCTTCTTACTGAACCGCGCGCTGAACATGGATATCGTACCGCCAACAAAGACCGTCGCTGGCTTTAGAGCCGGTGGTAAAGTCTTTGAAAAAGCCGCTCTTAGCTATGCCATTCCCAATGCCGAGCGTCTCCTGACACCCAAACATTTAGATAATTCTCTGGAACAGCAGCTCTTTTTTTCAGATGCGCGGATTTTAAATATTCTTATGCACAACACGGATGCCAACGATAGAAACTTCCTCATCGGCCGCCACTGGAAAACCGGAAAGTCTGCACCAGTGTTGATAGATTTCTCGCAATCCTTGAAAACCCACGCGACAATGTCTTTAAGTGCTTACCCCGTCGGCCACACCGGCGAAATCAAGGTTTTCCGCCGCAGCACCCTGGAAGCGCTTAAAAACCTGACGCCAGAAAAGATGAAATTGCTCTTAAGCCCTCTCTTAACCGATCAAGAGCTTCATGAAATGAATGAGCGCCGCGAAGGAGTTCTAAAATATATTGAGAACGCCGTCAAAACTCCCTCGACGCTTTACTAG
- a CDS encoding DEAD/DEAH box helicase: protein MSTPQKYTLRPYQAEAVQATLRHFRNEKSPAVIVLPTGAGKSLVIAELARIAKGRVLVLAHVKELVEQNHAKYISFGLEAGIFSAGLNRKEVSQKVIFGSIQSIARAPEDFFENFSLLIIDECHRVSAEGETQYFQVISKLQKLNPELCILGLTATPYRLGLGWIYNYNVPKKIQQTTEERFFKKCLYELSIRYMIKNQFLTPPVKIDSPVACYDFSSLKLNGTHYVQAQIEALLKDQKRITPLIIKNIIEMAKDREGVMIFTSSVNHAIEIMQSLPAYVSALVVGDTDDKERDEIIEAFKQKKLKYLVNVSVLTTGFDAPHVDVIAILRPTESVSLYQQIIGRGLRLSPGKSDCLILDYTGQGHDLFAPEIDDDKPSSEAVRVEVPCPSCGAINNFWGLVDNEGQITEHFGRKCQGAFEDPHSREVEPCGFRFRFKLCDQCGEENDIAARACNSCKHILVDNDKKLKEAMSLKDAHVMRVDSMTFKKDQDKRGTPRLEVRYYDADAQSLREYFYLNTAEERRAFYFNFIRMHNRLPEKRLPIQNIDDVLKIQQHFRLPMFVIARKQKHYWNIREKIFE, encoded by the coding sequence ATGTCCACGCCCCAGAAATACACTCTTCGCCCCTACCAAGCTGAAGCCGTGCAAGCGACTCTCCGCCATTTCCGCAATGAAAAATCTCCGGCAGTGATTGTCTTACCGACCGGAGCCGGGAAAAGCTTGGTCATTGCAGAGCTTGCGCGGATTGCAAAAGGCCGCGTGCTGGTCTTAGCGCACGTCAAAGAGCTGGTGGAACAAAATCACGCTAAATACATTTCTTTTGGTTTAGAAGCCGGCATTTTCTCTGCAGGTCTTAACCGCAAAGAGGTCAGCCAGAAAGTCATCTTCGGCAGCATTCAATCCATCGCACGAGCGCCGGAGGACTTCTTCGAGAATTTTTCTCTGCTGATTATTGATGAATGCCATCGTGTTTCTGCCGAAGGCGAGACTCAGTACTTTCAAGTGATTTCGAAACTGCAGAAGCTCAACCCCGAGTTATGCATTTTAGGGCTGACAGCGACTCCTTACCGTCTGGGACTGGGCTGGATTTATAATTACAATGTGCCTAAAAAAATCCAGCAGACGACGGAAGAACGGTTCTTTAAAAAATGCCTTTATGAGCTTTCGATCCGTTACATGATCAAGAATCAATTCCTAACCCCACCGGTGAAGATTGATTCACCGGTGGCCTGTTATGACTTTTCGAGTTTAAAGCTCAATGGCACCCACTATGTTCAAGCTCAGATCGAAGCTTTGCTGAAAGATCAAAAACGCATAACACCGTTGATTATTAAAAACATCATCGAGATGGCGAAAGACCGTGAAGGTGTCATGATTTTCACAAGCTCCGTCAATCATGCCATTGAAATCATGCAGAGTCTGCCGGCTTACGTTTCTGCGCTGGTGGTGGGCGATACCGACGATAAAGAGCGCGATGAGATTATCGAAGCTTTCAAGCAGAAGAAGCTTAAATACCTTGTCAATGTCTCGGTTCTGACAACCGGCTTTGATGCTCCTCATGTGGACGTGATTGCGATCTTGCGCCCCACGGAGTCCGTCAGCCTTTATCAGCAAATTATCGGCCGCGGTCTTCGCTTAAGCCCTGGCAAATCGGATTGCTTGATTTTAGATTACACCGGTCAGGGACATGACCTCTTTGCACCGGAAATCGATGATGACAAACCCTCCAGCGAGGCCGTGCGGGTTGAGGTGCCATGCCCGTCCTGCGGCGCTATTAATAATTTCTGGGGCCTCGTTGATAACGAAGGGCAAATCACCGAGCACTTTGGCCGAAAATGCCAAGGAGCCTTCGAAGATCCTCACTCGCGCGAAGTCGAGCCCTGTGGCTTTCGTTTCCGCTTCAAGCTCTGCGATCAATGCGGAGAAGAAAACGATATCGCCGCTCGCGCCTGCAACTCCTGCAAGCACATCCTTGTCGATAACGATAAGAAGCTCAAAGAGGCCATGAGCCTCAAAGATGCCCATGTTATGCGAGTGGACTCAATGACCTTTAAAAAGGATCAGGACAAGCGCGGCACGCCACGCCTGGAAGTCCGTTATTACGATGCCGACGCCCAGTCGCTGCGCGAATATTTTTACTTAAATACCGCCGAAGAACGTCGGGCTTTTTATTTTAATTTTATTCGCATGCACAACCGGCTGCCCGAGAAACGTCTGCCGATTCAAAACATTGATGATGTACTCAAAATTCAGCAGCACTTTCGCCTGCCGATGTTCGTGATCGCGCGAAAACAGAAGCACTACTGGAACATCCGCGAAAAGATCTTCGAATAG
- a CDS encoding glycerophosphodiester phosphodiesterase family protein: MLKYPLFILTSFLFSFSFAQKPLTPVTQCKISAPAKKMILVAHRGDEQGFVENSSEALQSGLRSNADYVETDIRKTKDGVFMIHHDEQTGRVTTCGAKEVKIEEATWDFLRKNCHYKGTSVGYEKINSFAELLDMAKNAKAGLVLDVKPVIKAGDMKALADQLLTADPKRIVIYVNDIDAQNVLWKMAKGLDPKADPKYKALGQMTFLKIIGKASEALKNPSRYLDNEGIAFNFAEADCETLQALRNQYPHQLLYGWTLGTPTELQAAQNVGLDGVVTSRLGDYLKFLKR, from the coding sequence GTGCTTAAATACCCACTCTTTATTTTAACAAGCTTTCTTTTCTCATTCTCTTTTGCGCAAAAGCCGTTAACTCCAGTCACTCAGTGTAAAATCTCGGCCCCGGCCAAGAAGATGATTCTGGTCGCCCACCGCGGAGACGAACAGGGCTTTGTCGAAAACAGCTCCGAGGCTTTGCAAAGCGGCCTCCGCAGTAACGCGGATTACGTTGAAACCGACATCCGTAAAACCAAAGACGGCGTTTTCATGATTCATCACGATGAGCAAACCGGCCGAGTCACCACGTGCGGAGCTAAAGAAGTTAAAATCGAAGAGGCGACATGGGATTTTCTTCGCAAGAACTGCCATTACAAGGGAACTTCCGTGGGGTATGAGAAAATCAACTCCTTCGCAGAACTTTTAGATATGGCTAAAAATGCGAAAGCGGGGCTCGTACTCGATGTAAAACCAGTGATCAAGGCGGGCGATATGAAAGCGCTCGCCGATCAGTTATTGACTGCGGATCCAAAACGAATCGTGATCTATGTGAATGATATCGATGCGCAGAACGTGCTGTGGAAAATGGCAAAGGGGCTTGATCCCAAAGCAGATCCTAAATACAAAGCTCTCGGTCAGATGACTTTTCTCAAAATTATCGGCAAGGCTTCGGAGGCTTTGAAGAATCCGTCGCGCTACCTCGACAATGAAGGGATTGCATTTAACTTCGCCGAAGCAGATTGCGAAACTCTCCAAGCATTACGTAATCAGTACCCGCATCAGCTGCTCTATGGCTGGACGCTGGGAACGCCGACGGAGCTGCAGGCCGCGCAAAACGTCGGTCTTGATGGTGTTGTCACAAGCCGCCTGGGTGATTATTTAAAATTTCTTAAACGTTAG
- a CDS encoding dihydrofolate reductase, which produces MSRLRVESFSLSLDGYGAGLHQDLNNPLGLNGKMVHEWFFPTLTFKKMIGQPGGTTGVDNQFASRGFDGIGANIMGRNMFGPVRGPWQDEEWKGWWGPNPPYHSPVFVLTHHARRSIEMEGGTVFHFVTDGIESALKQAQKAAGGKDIRLNGGVSTIRQYLSKGLVDFMHLAVSPKVLGSGENLFAGLDLVKLGYSVKESVHGENATHVIFEKS; this is translated from the coding sequence ATGAGCCGTCTGCGTGTAGAGAGTTTTTCATTGTCTTTGGATGGGTATGGAGCGGGTTTACATCAAGACCTCAATAATCCGCTGGGCCTCAATGGTAAAATGGTCCATGAATGGTTTTTCCCAACACTCACGTTTAAAAAAATGATCGGTCAGCCAGGTGGTACGACCGGTGTTGATAACCAATTTGCCTCACGTGGCTTTGACGGCATTGGCGCAAACATCATGGGCCGCAATATGTTCGGTCCCGTGCGCGGACCATGGCAGGACGAAGAGTGGAAAGGCTGGTGGGGACCCAATCCTCCTTACCACTCACCAGTTTTTGTTCTCACCCACCATGCGCGCAGATCGATTGAAATGGAAGGCGGCACTGTCTTCCACTTTGTCACGGATGGAATTGAGTCGGCGCTGAAGCAAGCGCAAAAGGCAGCGGGCGGAAAAGATATTCGATTGAACGGTGGCGTGTCGACGATCCGGCAATACCTCTCTAAGGGCCTCGTCGATTTCATGCACCTCGCAGTTTCTCCGAAGGTACTTGGCTCGGGAGAAAACCTTTTTGCCGGGCTTGACCTTGTGAAGCTGGGCTACTCGGTCAAAGAAAGTGTTCATGGAGAAAATGCGACTCACGTCATCTTTGAAAAGTCCTAA
- a CDS encoding ferritin-like domain-containing protein, producing the protein MNEWFDLDKVLEAPHLQAGHPLIQILDPMLSARGATPNRTAKPHLCWAAERFGLQKSSAFRALKPTAQEDILLRLTELNLSLSYFIEKSGHHYAAKMILSSPALEEKTFYALMASEEATHLRFFMNAMWFQPTLKTHFHPMLPILAETIQWGTRDCLVFVIQVLLEGFGIAHYSSLRENCIDEDLKNDFQTILRDEAKHHGAGLVLSKEQRLTQETSDQIFELSRKFIRAMEGAHWISEAFGVAGKPLSSTETQTLFGELGFQSTLEVRMQRLREMFQKVNYQSILDRLDKEGAFRISSL; encoded by the coding sequence ATGAACGAGTGGTTCGACCTTGATAAAGTACTAGAGGCGCCGCACTTGCAGGCAGGGCATCCGCTGATTCAGATTCTGGATCCGATGCTCAGCGCACGCGGCGCAACACCGAATAGAACAGCAAAGCCACATCTTTGCTGGGCCGCTGAACGTTTTGGTTTGCAGAAGTCTTCAGCTTTTCGGGCGCTAAAACCAACGGCTCAAGAAGACATTCTTTTAAGGCTGACGGAGCTGAATCTGTCCCTTTCGTATTTTATTGAAAAATCCGGCCATCATTACGCGGCAAAGATGATCTTGAGCTCTCCGGCTCTTGAAGAAAAAACATTCTATGCTTTGATGGCTTCGGAAGAGGCGACCCATTTGCGCTTCTTTATGAATGCCATGTGGTTTCAGCCGACACTGAAAACGCACTTTCACCCGATGCTGCCGATTTTAGCTGAAACAATTCAGTGGGGGACGCGCGATTGTCTCGTCTTTGTGATTCAAGTATTGCTCGAAGGTTTTGGGATTGCTCACTATTCATCATTGCGTGAAAATTGCATCGATGAAGATCTTAAGAATGACTTTCAAACCATTCTTCGTGACGAGGCAAAGCACCACGGCGCGGGGCTTGTGCTGTCGAAAGAGCAGCGTCTGACCCAAGAAACCAGCGATCAAATTTTCGAGCTCTCTCGCAAGTTTATTCGTGCGATGGAAGGGGCCCACTGGATTTCAGAGGCTTTTGGTGTTGCTGGGAAGCCGCTTTCGAGTACAGAAACGCAGACTCTTTTCGGAGAGCTTGGGTTTCAATCCACACTCGAAGTTCGCATGCAGCGCTTGCGTGAAATGTTTCAAAAAGTGAACTATCAAAGCATCCTGGATCGTCTCGACAAAGAGGGCGCGTTTCGGATTTCGTCGTTATAG
- a CDS encoding iron-containing redox enzyme family protein, translated as MSLKQLKERLTQEFMKLGSSPYLAQVMEPGFADKRLYGLYLLETYHYTYHNARNQALVATRPERMDVRYAKFCLKHAEDEMGHELMALHDLKNLGYDVPDEDHLPKPLTATETLIAYLYHVSRNGHPLARLGYSFWAEQSYGYIQPLLEMISGGLGVPNKAMTFFREHSSIDEVHAKQVEETIERFAKTKEDWSAIEECMVNSLILTARMMDQVFEDFMKVKAGETARVPFIK; from the coding sequence GTGAGTCTGAAACAGCTTAAAGAACGATTGACGCAAGAATTTATGAAGCTGGGTTCAAGCCCTTATCTTGCGCAAGTGATGGAGCCGGGATTTGCCGATAAGCGCCTGTATGGTTTGTACCTGCTGGAAACTTATCACTACACATATCACAATGCCCGCAATCAAGCTCTCGTGGCCACGCGTCCTGAGAGAATGGATGTGCGCTACGCTAAGTTTTGCTTAAAGCATGCGGAAGATGAAATGGGCCACGAGCTCATGGCACTTCATGATTTGAAAAATCTTGGATATGACGTTCCCGATGAAGACCACCTACCAAAGCCACTGACCGCGACCGAAACTCTGATCGCGTACCTCTATCATGTTTCGCGTAACGGCCATCCGCTGGCACGCCTGGGTTATAGTTTCTGGGCAGAGCAATCGTATGGTTATATTCAGCCTCTGCTTGAAATGATTTCCGGTGGCCTCGGTGTTCCGAATAAAGCAATGACGTTCTTCCGAGAACACTCAAGCATCGACGAAGTGCACGCCAAACAAGTTGAAGAGACGATTGAGCGCTTCGCAAAAACCAAAGAAGACTGGTCGGCCATTGAAGAGTGCATGGTGAACTCCCTCATTTTGACGGCTCGTATGATGGATCAGGTTTTCGAAGATTTCATGAAAGTGAAAGCCGGCGAGACTGCCAGGGTGCCATTCATTAAATGA